CGATCGACAGCAGGCTGTCCTGGCCGGACAGCGCCTTTGACTGGACCGGGACGCCGAAGACCGGCAGCGGCGTCATCGAGGCGCACATGCCGGGCAGGTGCGCTGCACCTCCGGCGCCGGCGATGATCACCTTGAAACCCTCGTCGCGGGCGCCCTTGGCGAAGTTGACCAGCCGATCGGGCGTGCGATGGGCCGAAACGATGCGCGCCTCATAGGGGATGTCGAGCGCGTCGAGCGTATCGGCGGCGTTCTTCATCGTCTCCCAGTCCGACTGGCTTCCCATGATGATGGCGACGGGTGGGGTCGTGGTGTCGATCACGTCTGTCCTGTTCCGCGTTCAGGCAATGATATCGGGAATGATCTGGTCTTCGATCTTGCTGATCTTGTCCTTGATCGCCAGCTTCTTCTTCTTCATGCGCTGGATCCGCAGCGCGTCGCAGCCGGTCGAAATCATGGCGTTGATGGCAGCGTCGTAGTCTTCATGTTCCTGCCTCAGCCGCGCGGCGGTCAATCTGAGTTCGGCCTGGTCCTGGTCCGGCATGCAAAGCGATCCCCATCAGCCCGGTCGCGAAGCCCTCCTCGAACCGGAATTTCATGCGCCGCTCTATCACATCTTGGGCGGTAACGGGAAGTTATCCGTCGTCATCATTTCGCCTTCGACAAATGAAAAATGGCATGGCACAGTAGTAAGGTTACAACCATGGAACATCCGGCATTTGCGTGCCGGATGCAAGCAAA
The nucleotide sequence above comes from Ensifer sp. PDNC004. Encoded proteins:
- the purE gene encoding 5-(carboxyamino)imidazole ribonucleotide mutase, producing MGSQSDWETMKNAADTLDALDIPYEARIVSAHRTPDRLVNFAKGARDEGFKVIIAGAGGAAHLPGMCASMTPLPVFGVPVQSKALSGQDSLLSIVQMPAGIPVGTLAIGRAGAVNAALLAAAVLALGDEDLADRLDDWREQQTIAVAEYPVDEA
- a CDS encoding YdcH family protein, giving the protein MPDQDQAELRLTAARLRQEHEDYDAAINAMISTGCDALRIQRMKKKKLAIKDKISKIEDQIIPDIIA